A window from Lampris incognitus isolate fLamInc1 chromosome 5, fLamInc1.hap2, whole genome shotgun sequence encodes these proteins:
- the acyp2 gene encoding acylphosphatase-2, which translates to MSTQDHLTSVDFEVFGNVQGVCFRMYTEDHGRHLGLSGWVKNTRQGTVIGQVQGPTHKVNEM; encoded by the exons atgtccACCCAGGACCACCTCACCTCTGTGGACTTTGAAGTCTTTGGGAATGTCCAGG GTGTCTGCTTCAGAATG TACACTGAGGATCATGGGCGGCACCTCGGGTTGAGCGGCTGGGTGAAGAACACCAGACAGGGCACTGTGATTGGTCAGGTTCAAGGACCCACCCACAAAGTCAACGAGATGTGA